The Apium graveolens cultivar Ventura chromosome 10, ASM990537v1, whole genome shotgun sequence nucleotide sequence TGTTATTCTTAGAAGATGCTATCAGGATTGAGATGTTGGACGAAGAACCTCCAAACAAAATAGTCCAAACAAATTTCAATTGGGAAAGGCTCGAAAGGAGATTTGATGTGTTGCAGAGTCTTGGACAAGATGTGCATAAGGTAGATGCCTCTTCTCCTGAGTGTGTGCCCTTATCTTCAGAGATTCCAAAAGAAGTTGATATCCCTGTATGTCAGGGTGTGCCTTCTAGTGTCCTAAACCTAAAAGAAGTTGATGTTCCTCTCTAGGGGGATGCGCCTTCTCCGTAAAATAGTGAGGATCATATTCAGCTTGACTTAGACCCACGAATTTCAATGCCAATGGAGAAAATGGGGCCGAGAGAAGACACGATTGAAATTCTTATCGATGAAAAAGATCctagaaaagttcttaaaattgGGTCTCAATTGCCCCCAAGGCTGAAAGAGGGACTTTCAATATTTCTCTTGGCAAATCTCGATGTATTCGCGTGGAACCACTCCGACATGGTCGGGATTGATCCAGAAGTCATGTGTCACCGATTGAATATTGATCCAAAACATAAAGGGATTCGGTAAAAGCGCAGAGCTGTAAGTGGAGAAAGGGTTGTAGCATTGATGGAGGAAGTAGATAGACTCTTGGATGTTGGACTAATCAGAGAATCTTTCTATCCTGAATGGTTGGCTAACCTAGTGTTATTGAAAAAGCCCAATGGGAAGTGGAGAACTTGtgtagacttcactgatctaaataaAGCATGTCCAAAGGATAGTTATCCTTTGccaagaattgatcagttggttgatACAGCAGCCATACACGCTTTACAGAACTTCATGGATGCATACTCTGGCTATAATTAAATTTCTATGTATGAACCTGATCAAGAGCATACCTCATTCATCATTGACAGAGGACTCTACTGCTACATCGGGATGTCATTCGGTATGATCAATGTCGGGGCAACATACCAAAGGCTGGTGACTAAAATGTTTAAAAAGCAAATTGGGAAAATGAtggaagtatatgttgatgatatgttgGTAAAATCCAAGAGAGCAGAGGATCACATAACGGATTTggcagaaatgttccacattctaAGGAAGTTCATGATGAAACTGAATCCACAGAAATGTGTGTTTGGCGTCAAATCAGGGTAATTCTTAGGGTTCATGGTGAACCACCAAGGAATCGAAGCCAATCCTGCAAAGATCAAGGCCCTGCTGGATATAAAATCTCCCGTCGGCATTAAGCAAGTGCAAAGTTTAACGGGAAGGATTGCGGCGCTAAATCAATTCGTATCAAAGTCCTCAGATAGATGTAAAGAATTCTTTAAAGCAATTAAAGGAATGGGAAAAGACTTCATGTGGACCTCGGATTGTGAGGAGGCCTTTCAAAAAATTAAAGAACAATTGGGAAGTCCTCCCATGTTGGCCAAGCCAGAGGATGGAGAGATATTGATCTTTATTTGGCAGTCTCAGAGTATTCGATCAGCGCGGCATTAGTAAAAGAAGCAGAAGGTCGGCAGTCGCCGGTATACTACATTAGTAAGAGGTTATTAGATGCAGAGACTAGATACACCAGCATGGAGAAGTTGGTGTATGCCCTTATCCTTGCGGCACGAAAGTTAAGGCCATACTTCCAAGCTCACCGAATAAAGATCTGCACCGCTTATCCTCTCCGGCATATTCTACATAAGCCAGAATCATCAGGAAGAATGCTAaaatgggcaatagagttgggacAATTTGATTTGGAATATTTCCCTCGCACAGCAATCAAAGGACAAGCATTGGTTGATTTCATACTTGAGTTTGACTCTGAAGTAGATGATAAAGCTATTGTGTTGGCAGAACCTTCCTCATAGGGTAATATCCCCGCCAAAGTGAGAGAAGAGTTCCCACACCCTTGGTGGATCTTACATGTTGACGGAGCTATAAATAACAGCGGAGCGGGAGCTGGAATTGTTTTGGTTACCCCGGAGGGAAATCATCTGATGAGCGCCATTCACTTCAAGTTTTACGTCACTAACAATGATGTTTAGTATGAAGAATTAATTAATGGCTTGAAGATAGCTTTGGAAGTAGGGGTTGTGAACTTGATCGCTCGGAGTGACTCAGAATTAGTAGTAAACCAAGTCAACGAAGGTTTCTAGGCCCGAGGACCCCGGGCAGAGTTATATATGAGATATGTACAGCGTCTACTAGAAAAGTTTGGAAGCGCCAGGTTAGAAGGTATACCGAGGGAAGAAAATAACAATGCAGATGCCTTGGCCAAGATGAGATCACAAATGGACAGCGTGCTACTTGGACAAATTCCTTTGGGGATCCAGAAAATTCCGAGTATTCCAGAAGTGGGTTTGTTCCGGACAGAGGTGATCCCACAGGAGACCAGGATGACCCccatttataattttattcaaatgGAAACTTTTCCAGAAGACAAGCTACAGGCTCGACGCCTTCGCTACCAGGCTACGAGGTATGTTGAGTATGATGGAGTGTTGTATAAGAGAGGGTTTAATCAACCGCTTTTACGATGTGTGGATTTggaagaaggaaattatattcTTAGAGAGGTGCACAAAGGTATTTATGGCAATCACTCAGGGGGTGATTCGTTGGCATTAAAAGTTCTTAGACAAGGATATTACTAGCCAACCATGAAAGAAAATGTCTTCAAGTTTGTTAGGGCATGTGATCGTTGCCAACGATTCGCTAATTATTCCAATGCCTCAGCAACATCTATCACTTCGCTGACCAGTCCTTGGACTTTCACATTATGGGGGATTGATCTCATTGGAGAATTTCCCAAGGCCAAGGGGGGTGTGAAGTATGCCATAGTGCCTATTGATTATTTTACGAAATGGGCAGAAGCTATGCCACTAGCAACGATCACAGCAAAGAAAATCAAGGACTTTGTCTTAAACTCCATAGTATGCAGGTTTGGTATTCCGTACAAACTCATCTCTGACAATGGAAAGCAGCTTGACAGTAAAGAGTTAAAGAAGCTTTGTGAAGATTTGAACATTAAGAAAGATTTCGCTGCAGTCTACCACCGCAAAGCAATGGTCAGACAGAAGCC carries:
- the LOC141690777 gene encoding uncharacterized protein LOC141690777 — protein: MRYVQRLLEKFGSARLEGIPREENNNADALAKMRSQMDSVLLGQIPLGIQKIPSIPEVGLFRTEVIPQETRMTPIYNFIQMETFPEDKLQARRLRYQATRYVEYDGVLYKRGFNQPLLRCVDLEEGNYILREVHKGIYGNHSGGDSLALKVLRQGYY